The nucleotide sequence TCCAAAACATATCTGTAATCACTTATCCATTGATCTTCTGCTGCTTCACCCTCCTCAAATTCTTCAACGGCCTCTTCATCTTCATCAGTCGAAGCTACATATCCGGACACGATATTTCCGGAAACAACTTCTGTTGAAGCCTCTTCTGTCGAAAACTCAGTTTCCTCGGCCAATTCCTTCTTTTCGGCATTATTCTCAGTCATTATAAGAACAACAGCCACAACCGTTGCCACCAACACTAGTCCGATAGCTGCGGCAAACGAAATAACGTCTTTCTTTTTCATCAAAATCTCCTTATTTTAAGCATTAGCTTTTTTCACACATGCTATATATTATCAGACAATTGTTACGAAAATATTAAGAAACTCATTTTGTCTTTTTATATTCTCAATCTACCAGGACTCCATGTACGAGAAATCGTTTATCCGATCCTGCCGCTCCCGAGCATGTTGCAAGTGTAACGATCTTATCATCTTTATCTACAGGAATCGAAATAGTTTCAATAGTATGGCTTTTACAGTATTCTATGTAGGTTTCCAGTTCTTCTTCTGTCTGTGGAATAGAGTATGCAGGCGAATTATAATTATCTATATAGTATGAAAATATTTCATATTTGAGAACAGTATTATCTTTCAAAATTATGTAAAAATAAGGATTTGAGCTTCTCAGATTAGTTTCCTGGTAAAGTTTTTTAAGTCTGCCAAACATACTTCCGTTTTTCATATTATGTCCATAAATAATGCTGTTGTGATCAGAAAAATCATTCTTATTTTCCATATCAAGAAATATTCCGCCACTTTTGTTATCTTTTTTTTCAAAGGTATGAGTCAGATAATATTCATTATCTTCTGCCTGAACTACAGGATAATTAATAGAACATGCAGGAAATTCGATCCAGGCTACTATATCCTCATTTATCCCGGCTAACGACTCAAAATCCACATCCCAGCGGTCATTCGGATCTTCGATATCCTGTGTAGTTTTCTCTTTAACATATTCTTCCGATATAGAATCATACTCCTTATCAGCCTCTCCATACTCATGAAAAATGCTGTATAATTTCCATCCGGAAAAAGAAAAAATTATTATTGCTATAATGATCAAAATTTTCAGTAAAACAGAACGCATAAATTAATCCTTTGTAACATAAACATACACCGAATATGCCAGTATGCAAATTCGGTGTAATAGTATTTAACTGATGATAATCTGCAGAATTATATCATGCAGCTTTATTTTTATCTGCCTTTAACATAGAAACTGCAGCAATTATAATAAAAATTGATGCAGCCATTAATCCGATCCAAAGGATAGGATTTGAGCCATCTCCTGTATCAGGTCCCTCTTTATCTCCGAGTACACCTGAATCCGGAGCATTTGTATCCCCGAGTACTCCGGTATCAATAACCGATGAAGCTCCTGATGATGCAACTGATGTAGTATCATCATCATCATCGTCGTCATCACTATCAGATGATTTTTTTCCAACATATTCATTATTAAAGGTTGCTGAATCACTCTTATATGAAGATCCGGAATTACTTATATACACTTCATTAACAAGCCCGTTTCCATTGTTTTTTACTGAAACAGTAATACTATATTCACTGCTGTCATATGTCATCCTGGAAATCTTGGTATCCGGTATCACCTGTTTAAGGGTATATTTATATACACCTGTTTCCGTGTAGCTAATGGAAAGTTTTACAGACTTTGTTGATGTCAGACTAAAACTGTATGAGCCATTAGATCCGCCTGATGGTAACGGATATGAACTGTCATTCGCCTTCAATATATATTTAAAAGTTCTATTCAGGTTCGACGGTATTTTATTTTTTTCGCTATAATTTTGCGTTACAGGAATAGTTGCTGTTGTCGATGAAGCAGCCATTGCAGGAACACAGATTATAAGAGCAGCTGTTAGAAAAGCTGCAATTAAACTGATAAATTTTTTCAATCCTCTGCTCTCCATTTATCCCCCTCCTCAGTTTTCATATCTGTTATTATATTTAGTATCAGAAATTCTGGCGAGTAAAACCATTCTTCCATCTGTATATGAATAGTCACATGTTGAAAGAACGACTATATGATCATCTTTTGTTAAATCAATATCTCTGTAATATTTTGATCTGCTCTTGATCTGACCAATAAATTCCTGTTCATTTCCATCTTCATATTCCCCATATACCATACTATCATATGCATCGCATTCAATATATGAAAAAATTTCAAGTCCATGCTCTTTTTCATCGTAATAAATATTACCATATTTATGTTCATCAAAAAAACTTTCGGCTGCAAATAAATCAATATCCCCAAACATCTTATGCTGTTCCATATGATGCCCATAAATCACACTTTTAAAATCCGAAAAATCTTTAGGCTTTGCCGAATCAAGAAAAACAGCCCCTGATAATGAATAATTTTTTAATACATCCGTATTAACATATTCTAAATTATCTTTTCCCTGTAGAAGCGGATAATCAATTTCTGTTCCATAAATTTCAATCCAACCAAAAACATCCGGATTAATTTTGCGAAGCTCTTCAAATGAAAGTAAACTATCATCCGAAGGCTTATAGGCAGTATAATTTGACGCATCAGCATCCATATATACCTGATTTGAATCCCATATACAATAAATACCACAAGCAATAACAGCCAAAAAGAAAAGCGATATAATTGTTGTTACGATCGAATCAAGGAGAAGTACAATCTTTGAAGCTTTGCTATTACCCAAGTTTTTCTCCTCCTTAAAATAAGAGCTGTACCCTCATTTCAGAATATGATTCCGAAATGAGGATATCAGCGCCCTTAATAGTTAATTCAAGCATAATTATCTATATCTTCTTCTGATAGCTAAAACTGTTAAACCAATAAGCGCTAATGCTGCAAAAGCGATCATAGCAACAAAAGGAGCATTATTTACAATAACACCTGTAACTGTTATATCCTTATAAGTATTAACATATGAAACACTGTTTTCACCAGCATCTGAAATTACTGTTGTATCTACCTTTGTTCCTGTAACTTTATCAGATTCTGTTCCACCTGCAACCTTTGTATAGGAAGCGGTATATCCATCTGCTGCTGTCTCTTCAACGGTATAACTAGTTCCTGCTGTTACATCTGTGAATAGTACATACTCACCATGTCCAAGTGTAAATGTAAGTTCTCCTATCTCTGAGTCTGTAAGATCAACCGAACCGGTTGCCTTTTCGCTGCCATCTGCCTTATGAACTGTCATAGCAATTGTCTGCTCTGAAACAGTTGAAGGATTGACAAATGAAACTGTATAACTAAATTCTTTTGTCATATCAGCATATTCACCGGCTATAGTCTTATTAATTGAAAGAGATGTAAGTGTTGATAAAACCCTTATAAAAGTCTCCTCAAATTTAAGGCTTTCAACCTTTTCACCAAGCTCTCCTGTATCAGAATCATATGACTGAGCAGTTACACCATATATAACAAGTCCGTCATCACTGTTCTTTACATATACAGAAATAAGATATTCCTTATCATCTAACATCTGATCCAGATTTACCTTCTCATCATCTGAAGCAACAACAGCTGATGAATCGCAGGTCTCAACCACCTTAAACTCATATACTCCTGCTGACGGATAGCTGATATTTGATGTTGAAAGATCAAGCACAAAATTCTTGCTTACCATATCATTCTTTATAGTATCTGAAGACGAATAACTAATACTCTGACTTGCAGTATCGCTTGGAACAGTTACCGTCTTTTCTGCCTGTGAAACAGTTACAGAAGTTGTCGTATAGGTATATTCAATAGTCGGAACTGTTGTACCCTCTGCAATATGCAAAACATTCGAAACAGTTACTTTGCCGCTGTCACCTGCAGTAACAACATCTGCCATTGCAGCATTTGCCGGCAAAACTGCCAAAGCTGCAGCCAAAACCAGCGCCGTTAATTTCTTAATTCTTTTGATCATTTTCTTACTCTCCCTTTAATAATATAAATATTAACTTTCAGAAATTTCTTCTCCTGAAAACAGCTACTACTTTTCCTTTTGCCGCTGATGAACTAACCGGTCCATATATGCGGCTGTCTTCTGCTGAGTCTCTTTTGTCTCCCAGTACAAAGACTTCGTCTCCGGTTAAAGTTACCGGAAAAGTTATTCCCTCCATATATGCCTGAGTTTTTGTATAAATATTGCTCTCCTGCTGAAGATTTCCATTTACTATAAGTCCTGAATCATTAATGTCAACAGTATCTCCGGCGACCGCAGCTACACGTCTGATCTCTGTCTTGCCATTTTTTTCAACTGCAAGAAGGTCACCGGCTGTAAAGTTTTTCTGCATTCTGTAATAAAGGACCAGATCGCCTTCCATTATTGCCGGCTTCATTGACATATCCCTTACTCTTACAAAACCAAAAACGAACTTAAACATGAGGATCAGAACTAGCGCAAATACCAATATTTTTGCCAGAAGAAATAGAATATCTTCCCTAAGTCTGTTTCTTTTCTTTCCGTCTGCGGGACTTTTATTCTCCATTTCTTTCATTAAGCCATTCTCTTTCTGTCAATGTAAACCAATGCAGCCGCTGATGAAAGCATTATAAGGATAATCATTCCCAAAGCTCCTTTTTCATCAGGGATCTTAACACCTGTCGGTGGAACATAAACCGTTTCATAATAATTGGTAAATGTGATCTCCGTGACTGTATCTTCATCATCTTCATCCAACAAAATACTGTCTGAAACAACTCCGTTATCTGCATCTGCATTGCCTACCGATACTGTTGTATATTTATATCCGATCTTATTATTTCCACCATCGACATTTTCATAATTTCCACTGTCAACTGAACTGGCAGAATTTTCAGAAACAGCTTCAACAAGTCTGTATTCCTTATTGATCATAAGATCATCAAGATCATAACTTCCATCCTCGAAAGCATTGTAGCTAACTGTTGTAACATCTCTCCAGCTGTCATTTTCCTTTGTCTGTAAAACAAACTTTGCGTTGGCAAATTCGCTGCTGTCCGGTGCATTATCCGAAGCTGAACCATTTATAACAAATTTTTTGTTTACCTTAATATCTGCCGTGTGGAAATTATTATCAATAATAAGTGATACATCTGATTTTCCAATTTCTATACTAGGACGTATACCCTCCCATCTGTCATAGGTTCCGCCAGCAATACTATATGTAGTAGTGTTGCCATATTTATCAGTCACTACGTACTCATCAACAAAAAGCTCGTAATCACTTGAGCTTGTTTTTTCCTTAAATTTCCAGGTCTTGTCAACATCAAGTCCGATGAAGATAGCTGTCTGGCCCGGCTTAAGTGTAAACTCTCCACTCTCATCGGTCGTATGGATCACAGATGAATCAGTATCGTAATAATACTGCGCTCCTGAAACAGTATTTGTACCTGTTGAATCAAGAATCTGCATTGTATATTCCTGACTATAATCAACCTGCGCATCATTAAGACTTACCGCCTTATGTACCGTTACTGCTCCCTCCGGTACAGGTGCAAGATTAAAATCAAGCTTTAAGTTCGATGCCCCGGCTCCTCTTTCAAGATAAAACATCTGAAGCAGATGTGATTTTCCATCCGCATATTCAAAAGTTTTATTATCCTGACTGGATTCCCAGTTCTCTGTAGTTTCCATTTCGGCAGCTTCAAACATTTTTCTTATAGTAGTAGTTTCATATGTAGGTTCTTTTCCGCTTTCAATATCTGAAAGGTCTGAAGTTGAATATTTAACCTCACCTGTCTGGAAATTGATCGTTCCACACTGTCCGTCATGAACGCCTCCAAGATCCAGAACAAGTACGCCATCAATATATACGAGCATATCGTCATCTCCGATAAACTCATATGTCATTGGTTTCATAGCTCCATTTGAGCTTATTTTTCCATTGGCAGGCTGGAAGAAACGACCATATCCATAAAAGCCAAAATAATAATCATTACTTTCATTAAAGCCATACAAAGCCTCATTATATCTTGGATCTGATTCTTTAAGCTTTACACCAAAATCGCTGTATAAATTA is from Lachnospiraceae bacterium C1.1 and encodes:
- a CDS encoding DUF5979 domain-containing protein, whose translation is MIKRIKKLTALVLAAALAVLPANAAMADVVTAGDSGKVTVSNVLHIAEGTTVPTIEYTYTTTSVTVSQAEKTVTVPSDTASQSISYSSSDTIKNDMVSKNFVLDLSTSNISYPSAGVYEFKVVETCDSSAVVASDDEKVNLDQMLDDKEYLISVYVKNSDDGLVIYGVTAQSYDSDTGELGEKVESLKFEETFIRVLSTLTSLSINKTIAGEYADMTKEFSYTVSFVNPSTVSEQTIAMTVHKADGSEKATGSVDLTDSEIGELTFTLGHGEYVLFTDVTAGTSYTVEETAADGYTASYTKVAGGTESDKVTGTKVDTTVISDAGENSVSYVNTYKDITVTGVIVNNAPFVAMIAFAALALIGLTVLAIRRRYR
- a CDS encoding FctA domain-containing protein, with translation MESRGLKKFISLIAAFLTAALIICVPAMAASSTTATIPVTQNYSEKNKIPSNLNRTFKYILKANDSSYPLPSGGSNGSYSFSLTSTKSVKLSISYTETGVYKYTLKQVIPDTKISRMTYDSSEYSITVSVKNNGNGLVNEVYISNSGSSYKSDSATFNNEYVGKKSSDSDDDDDDDDTTSVASSGASSVIDTGVLGDTNAPDSGVLGDKEGPDTGDGSNPILWIGLMAASIFIIIAAVSMLKADKNKAA
- the lepB gene encoding signal peptidase I — translated: MKEMENKSPADGKKRNRLREDILFLLAKILVFALVLILMFKFVFGFVRVRDMSMKPAIMEGDLVLYYRMQKNFTAGDLLAVEKNGKTEIRRVAAVAGDTVDINDSGLIVNGNLQQESNIYTKTQAYMEGITFPVTLTGDEVFVLGDKRDSAEDSRIYGPVSSSAAKGKVVAVFRRRNF
- the srtB gene encoding class B sortase is translated as MGNSKASKIVLLLDSIVTTIISLFFLAVIACGIYCIWDSNQVYMDADASNYTAYKPSDDSLLSFEELRKINPDVFGWIEIYGTEIDYPLLQGKDNLEYVNTDVLKNYSLSGAVFLDSAKPKDFSDFKSVIYGHHMEQHKMFGDIDLFAAESFFDEHKYGNIYYDEKEHGLEIFSYIECDAYDSMVYGEYEDGNEQEFIGQIKSRSKYYRDIDLTKDDHIVVLSTCDYSYTDGRMVLLARISDTKYNNRYEN
- the srtB gene encoding class B sortase, whose product is MRSVLLKILIIIAIIIFSFSGWKLYSIFHEYGEADKEYDSISEEYVKEKTTQDIEDPNDRWDVDFESLAGINEDIVAWIEFPACSINYPVVQAEDNEYYLTHTFEKKDNKSGGIFLDMENKNDFSDHNSIIYGHNMKNGSMFGRLKKLYQETNLRSSNPYFYIILKDNTVLKYEIFSYYIDNYNSPAYSIPQTEEELETYIEYCKSHTIETISIPVDKDDKIVTLATCSGAAGSDKRFLVHGVLVD